Genomic window (Apis cerana isolate GH-2021 linkage group LG1, AcerK_1.0, whole genome shotgun sequence):
CTCGCGTCGCATCGCTGTTGGATTAGAAATTCCACTTTGAGAGAAGGGATGATGGAAAAGTTATGTCTTTCCGAGCGAGCGAGGATAAATAGACGGGGGCGTCCAAGACGAGGGAATTTTATACACGCGACGCGACGGTTTGCGCAGTTCGTGGAAGGTGCAGCTGGCGCGCGAGAGTCCAACGGTTATTCGTTGAACCGTATTTCTGCTAGTCGTTCTTTAGGTAAACTTCAAACGGGTGTGTTTTTATAGACGATGGCGACGGTGGATCGaacaaaaggagaaaagagtcGAAACAaagagtggaaaaaaaaaaaagcggaaGCGCGCCGAGCGGCGGCCGGCTTTTGTGTCGCGAAACAGAAATTTCCCTTCCCAGGTTTCAACCTGTTTTcccttcgagaaaatttttcatcgccagccctccctccctccctctaaTTAACCCATCCCCACCCCCTGCTCGCCACCCATCGCGCGCGAATTCGTTAATTAACCTTCATCCCGGTGTATCGTCCCGGAAATAAGCTGTAACCGTTCCTCAACAGTTGAAAAATGCCAACGCGTtggcaaatatttaaatatcgggGAGAGGTATGTGTTTACTGGTGAACCGGcgataaaataacaaagtaaatgtaaataacAAACATCAAAGTTTCTCTCATTTCCGGGATATACGTTCGATATACGCACGCACAGCATAGCCAATTCGCGAGCGAAGCTAAAGCGTTTCCGATGTTTCTTTATTCTAACCTCGTGGcacgaaaaacgaataaaaaaagggaggggagaaggaggggggaaaaaggagaaaaaaggaggaaaaaggaaaaaaaaatatatatcccgGAGGAACAAATATCGCGTCGCGATGTTTTGAATCGAAACGATTTGGTCGATACGGAAATTTTTCGCCATTGCCGCTCGCGAATTTATCGGCCCTCCGCCACGGCTGGTCCCCCCTTGCGCGATAATGAATTTGTTTCGATCAACGTTGCGCTCGTTTGCTCGTAATTTACTGGTACCGATGCTGATCGAATATTCATGAAGCATTGTTCGAAAACGAATACCGGGGCTAcagaatttattgaaaactcCAGGAGAGGCTGACGCGCGATTTATGCACCGGGCACGTAGTTTTCGAATGTACAGCTGACGGGCTGGTGTGTTTCCCCTGCAGTCTTCTGTAAACTTCAAAAAACGAGCTGCGGCGTATACCGGTAATGGCGTTGAAACCCGGGCAAGCCGCACGGTCAGCCTGAAtaccaaattttattttttttttcccaactCCCTCCACCTTCCCCCTCTCACGTTCGCCATCGATCGTTTCCCGTTGCTTTTACTCCGCGTTGATGTTCCGTTGATAATCAAATTCCCCCGAAATTACGGGAAAACACAGGAGCAATCGGCCTTGCAGTCGGCGATGATTGTTCGGCTTTGACCGATTCGAACTCTATTCGTAAGGGGGAGGATACAATGTCGTTTCGATCACTCGGTTTCGcaaattttctctcttctctctctctctctctctctcgttaaaAGCGGATTTATAAGAGGATGAAAGGGGAGGACgtgaaaagaggaagaagagagaagaaaaaaatagaggcGGAAGGAAATATAGCGGGAGGCACGTATAGACAGGCTGCATAGTTGGATTCTCACCGATGGGGAGGGGGGATGGATGGTAACGAGTGAAAAGGGAACGACGGTGACAGACCGCAGTTTCGAAGATGCCAATCACACGGCTAACGTTCGCGTTTGTGTCCGGCGATGTGGACGAAACGCGTGCGGAAATAGAGTTCGGCGGCGGAGTACGAAAACAAAAGGAAATAGGTCTTCGACCGTCGATCGAAACAGCTGCGGACCCCTTCCCCGCGGAGAAACACGCCGTGCAAACCAAACAAATAGGGGTGACCGGTTTGACACACATGCAGAGGGAGACACCTAGCGAATCCTCCACACCCACGCGCGCAACCGACCCGTGTCCTATAAAACGCAGGCAGCCGCGGTAAAAAGGGTAATAGAGGgaaaagagaaggaggggGGATGGAAAAAGGATTGGACACGGagtggaaaagagagagagagagagaatgcaaCTGAAATTGTGAATGGGTCAGCGAGTATTCGTTCGCGCGTATTTCGAAATCATTGTTACGTGAAATGAACAGCTGCGCGAGCTACCtacacacacgtacacatactctccctttctctctctctctctctctcattctatTCATTCTCATTCTAGAAGGATTGGATTCGAGAGCGTCCccgctttttcatttttcacatcTTTCCTGGGACACGGAATATTCTACCTTCGCACCTGAAACATCTCTTCCACTCTTGAGAAATTAATCCGCCAGCCTTTTACACGGATTCGACGTTCATGCGTTCACGCGTTACCATTCGATGCTCCTCCGTTCGGGATTACGTATCCCGCAACCAGATTTCTCGCATCTTTGAAAATGCATTCCGAAGATTTCCAACATCGATTTCGAATCGTGTTACGCGTGTCCGCTTCGAAGATCGAAGTTCGAATTTGTACAACGTATTTGATCCCTGATGCGTGTTTAATCCATTCGGCTattctaaatctttttttttttttttttttgaaaagtatcCTACGAATTACGAAAGGATTTCGTTACAAATAGGCAGAGCGTTCGTTACTCCAACgacaaaagaaacaatttaatcGTGGAATCGAGTTCCGGGAGCCGGGAGTTCTCGCGAGACGCAGGGCAAGAGACAGGGACGACGAGACGAGTTTTGTGTAGCCGATGTCTCTCCGGTTTAGCCGGTTTCCCTCTTTGCGAGTTGCGTAATCGCATTTCCAAGTCTGAATACAAGCTTGTTATTTTTGGCCCTCGGGAAATAGGTCGGgactgaaattattaattaatacaatttggATCCGTATTCCAGCATTAATTAACCGTCATTTGTGACGTCTCTCCGTGAGCGGCGCACAGTTTCATTGATTTAAATcaacgaggggggagggggagtggGGAGAGGCCGTGGGTAACGTGGCAAGGGGTAAGGGAGTAATTGCATATTAACAcggtaaattattttccacgtCCAGTACTTTTAATCGAAAGCTTTTGTCGAAACAGGGTGGTTGAAAACAGGTTGGGAGGGTGTAGCGAAAAGCGAACGAGATCGTCGTTCCTTTCGTTCCCATATTCCTCGGCCGGGCCTACGGGTACCACCCCCATCCCCCCATCCACCGACCCTTCAACCGCGTAATTGCTTTCGCTGAAAAATACCACGTAACGCGTCGATTCGATGTACGTTAATAGAATACAGTGCTTGCCGACCGACTAGTTCAATAGACCGGGTTTATCGAAACACGATTCCATTCCCCGCTTCGAATCGGCTATTATTCCAACCCCTTCGATTTTTCTACACGAGATCTTTTATCTCGCGTAGAGATGGGTTACAGATTAAGAGGGTAAAACTTTCTCGACAGTTATTCCTCGCAAACGAACACCGCTTACTTGTAATTAGTAATAGTCTtcacgaaatgaaaaataatcctgGCAAAGAAATCTCGACGATTTTATCTCTGGAATGCGCGAACGAAGATCCGAACGATCCGAACACGATCGATTCGTAAGTAAAAAGGAACAAAGGAGGACGAACGGGGGATGAAagggaatgaaaaagaaaatttttcaaagctaGCGCGATAACGATAACGCACACCTCGATTAACCGAAGAGACTGAAATCAGCCGGTGAACAATTCCATCtattctcctctctttctctcctccgttGGGAAAACGACCGCAGGATTAACTGCGCGCAGgtgtaattgaatttttcgcgAGCCGCGGCCAACTAATTATTTCTGACAAGGAATAATAACGAAACGACGGGGGATACCGGTTTCAACTTTGATTCATTATTTCGAGGTTTGTACGCCGAGTTGACGTGTTCTCTACTCGCGCGCCATTGTTTTCCATTCCATTATCGGCCTTTCCGCGCGTTGCCTTTTCCCCTAACGGAACAGAaaagaagaggggagggaaagcAGACAGAGGAGAGGACATCTTTGTCCCGGATCGAATATCGGGTCGACGGGTAACCCAGTAGTCGTCGTGGCCTCTTTTCTCGATCGACGATCCGTTTCTTTCACCGCGATCCACTTTTAATTACGCGCTCATTAACGAATCATCGAATCTGAAAACTTTTACCGCTACGTTTACTCTCGAAACCGGTGTGTTTATTTTCCCGTAGCGTTCCACGAATCGACGCGCTACGATTAAAGCAATTCTCGTCTGCGATTTCAATTAAACCTCCGTTTGTCGAACCACGGGTGCCGCTCCACCTCTGCCGGGATCgttctccttttcctttttctttttcacccggaaaattaatttcttcgccTTGGCATCGAGGCGCGAGAGGTAACGAGACTAATcgtgcaattaaaatttcccttATTCGATGGAACTATCACCGACAAGTGGAAAATGCGTTTCAGACGCGCCCGAGACGAGACTGGTCGGGGTGCCGACCGGCCAACTGGAAGAGGGTCGTGATCAACTCGAGATACGATGTCTGGCCGATGCAAATCCACCGGCCTCGATCCTCTGGAGGAGGACCAAGAGTCCGGGAGTGACGGAAGTGGCCAGTATCGGAGAAACGTTGCTATTCTCCCCGATCTATAGGAATCACGCGGCCGTCTATATCTGTGAAGCGGCCAACACCGAGGGTGAAAGCAGCCCAGTGTCCGTTCAAGTGTCCGTCAACTGTAAGTGTCAACGTCCCCGTTTTCCCTCTATCCGCCATCATCTTATCGGATTCTAAAAGTATCCGCGATTAACCCTTTTTCCGTGTCAGAGACAGAGGCTGTTATACCGATCGGTTTTCGCGAGGCGGAATTAACCGGGTTTATTTGAAACCACtttgtgaataaaaataactctTCGCGAGACGGATCCTCTCTGTACGGTGTTCGGTTACGCTTCGATCCACAAGGGATGATCGAATCCCGAGACGGGAATCATCGAAGCGCCGCAAAGTGTTTACAAGTAGCTCGTCGGATAGTTTCGAAACGGTATTTGCGTTACAGCAGCTTAATATTTGCCAGGTTTCAACCCGTTTTCGACAGTTTCGCCACTCCAACCTACCAAGTTATCCAACACAGCTATCCCGGGCCGAGAATTAGTAAAACGAAAACTCGTTAAACGTCGCGACGATGATCGTTTGATTCGCGGGGGATCGTTCGCCGCGTTCACCAATCTTTGGGAAATCGAGTGGAGAATCGAAGAGCCTGAACCGATgcaaaattatctaataacgTGTTGCGAGAATTTGCTCGCGAAAACGAGCGTTTTAATAACGTTTGTGCGACGTTTATTTCGAGGACGAGCTTTTCAATCGTTTTACACAAAATcggaataatttagaaatttacttGTTTGCCCTCAAACACTTAACCAAATCTATTAACGACGAGATGCGAATAAACTTTATATCCTAATCAAAGATTCacgaaatctataaaatatctcgTCCACAGAGTCGCATTAACATCGCGATCGCGAGATATTTCGCGTGCGATAGCGTCAAAAAAGTTAAATCGCCAGGATTTCGAGTTCGCGCGAAACCGGTCAGCAAAACTTTACGTTTAATCTCGACACTGAGGACATCGATCGAGAATCGATAGAGAAGGTTTAATTTTCACGCAGATCCGCCGACGATCAGCTCGGTCGGGCCAGATCGACTAACCACGGCGTTGTTATTTTCCGGAGCCTCGTTCGAGTGTAACGCCGACGCTATGCCACCGGCCGAGTACAGGTGATCTATTCATCGAATGCTTGCTGCGAGTTCCGCATCTTTCTCCATTCgaattttcctctttcttttttccttccctcccccgttcaatcaattttttgttacTCGATTTTCACCTCTTCACAATTTTATATCGCATCGCACGTAAACACAATTTCActgcaaaaaagaatttagatcAGCGGttcttaaatttgataaattcaaagattCCTCTCGTGTATCATGTTTGTTTTGCCAGTACTattaatttccttcttttctttctaattatgACGTAAATGAAAGATGCTTGGCCATAATGAGAGATTAACCTTTGTGGAACCGGAAAACCGGAGAGAGGAATTTTGCTTTCGCGTTATATCTGCAGGATCAGGTGTGGTTTTCAGCTCGGGTACGTGGGTGCGCTACTACCCAAAGGACTTACAGAAAAGTCCCCCCTGCGGAAATATCaacgttaataaaaatatatgaaacattaGCAAACACGGCATACAACAATATTCGATCAAAATGCGATTTCATCTTCCATTTGTTGCTCTCCTCTGAAGtttaataacgaatatttttgttgcaCTTGTGAATATCATTCgtgaatgaaacgaaattctaACGCGAGACATTTATAGACTCCAAAATAACGAatcttatttacaatttaagaaccgctaatttagattatacaaatatacattcATATCGAAGGTGTAATTgcgtaatttatcattttatttcgtttgtaAATATctgcttattatatataattttcgccTGTTTACGTACTTGTTGCTTCTTTAGCGTTTCCCCAAACACGAACAAACGTTATCCATATTTATGAACATTTTGGTTCGCACGGTTAGCATGGAACAGAATGGTGAACCTCATTTCGTTCGTCATCGTAGTAGCAAACTAGCATATGACCGAATCGAGATGCGACaatcattttttccaattttcaatcAGGTGGGCTCAAATCTTCACCGACGGTCGGATGCCATTGGAATGCGGTACAGGGCAACGATTGATCCTGACGAACGTGACGTACGAGCAACAGGGTCAATATATATGTCTCGCCTCGAACAAGATCAATGGAAACGTCAGGGAAGTTAAAAGTGATCCTGTATCGTTGCAAGTGGTCGGCGCTCCGAGGGTAAGAAGGCTCGATAATACATCGACGAATCACGTcaatttgattcaatttttttcccgaATCGCAATcgccttttttaaaattctaataaatatcctTCCCTcatcttatgaaaaaaatgaaataaatcttgCGTCGTTCTCGAGAGACggagtcttttttttttttctttttttgatagcAACTCATACATCGAGGGCCACTCGTTTAATTTGTACGCGTGTTCGAAAAGATGAAATCAAATGTATATCACTGCATGGATTAATCAGAAAAATTCAGTTGACGCGCAAATCGAATTGAACGCGACGACGATGATGGtcgagttaaaatttaatcgatcgaaatgtAGGGTCGAGAAGGAATAAACACCGGGGTTATCTGGTTTTTACACGttgtaattatgtattatcgaTTCGATGCTTTTATCGCGAAATCAATGCACAATCGGAAAACAAACAATTTCTACCtgcaattaattaacaaaattatgttTGTTCGTTCTACATACGCGTTCCGTTCTGTCGATCTGTTGACGCACACACGACGAAATATAACTCTACCATCCTCTACCGTGACATATTTAAATACGGAAtgagaaattcatatttataccgAGCTCGTGCACGTATGAGGTGGTTGAAAAACTACGTGTACGTGCGTGCGTACATACCGAGTAAAACGTCATTTTCACGACACACTCGTCGGTTGATTGCAGTTACACCGGTCCCATTTGCCGCCTACGTTTCGTGGCCCATGATCCGTGCACCACTTGTGGTTCCTGTATATTGCCGCGAAATCGACGCGATATATTTGACCCTTTCAcggaaacattaattttaaaatgttcgtAACAAAAACTCccgtttaaaaaaaggaaaaacaaaaaatgggCGAGaggtaaaaaagaattatcgacCAGTGTATTAACACTCTTTTGTGACTCGCGCATTTTCATATCGCGTTGCATTGTCCCcgataaaatcgatttaaaatttaaaatttccacgtTGAATACCGACCGAGTTAGTTTCGAAAAAATGCAGAGATATTTGCGAtgtgaaaatttgattaaaaatagaaacatcttacgagagagagaaataagagTCGAACAAGATTGAGAAAAAAGTTGGTTAACCTGTGTCGCAGGTGGTGAAACCGGCTATCACGGAGAAGTTCGTCGTGGCAACGACCGAAGGGAGCCCGGCGAAATTAGAGATCAGACTATGTTCCGACCCGAAGCCCCGGCTCGTGGCTTGGGAATGGGGCAGCACCAGACTCCACGCCGGTTAGACTGCTTCCTAGCTTCTACCGCCAAAAGTATTCGAGTCTTTGGTTTGCTCTTTCAGTTTTTTTATGTACGTCTCTTCTCACTAATTGGCACTCCTTATTACTGAAAAGTGGTATACtcgcgattaattaattcgagcaTCCCTTTAGCCCCAACTTTCCCCCTTTAATTATCAACCTTTTTCTCGCGTCCTTCTCGAATCGGAGAACCCCAACTTTCACGACGATGAACCTTCGATCTTCGAGCCACTATCGACTGCCTCTCCATTCTCAAGACTTTATCTTCGCCCTTTCCACGAATTTAGTTCGCACCTTATCGGACGCGATTCGTGTAGaacgaatttctattttttaaatttttcgttttctcctctttctctttttttctcttttctttcttccttttttttttttttcgttcgtttatttCCACAGAATCGCTCGTTTCTACGATCGTTTCGACAATTTTAAGTTGATTTACGATATTACGACGCTGCGAAGAATCAGCATCGGGTCTAATTATCGGGCAAATGTTCACAGGTGAAGTACTGGAATCACGGTATCGAGCGTTGGATCTAGAGCCGTTAGCGGTCGAGGATTGTTACATAGCCGTTTTAGAACTGACTAGCACGGTGAAGGAGGATCAAAGACTGTATCACGTAATCGTGGAAAACGATCGTGGGAGCGATCGTCGAGCCCTGATGTTGAGAGTCGACGAACCAGGCCAggtaattaaaacgatattcgTCGTAAAACAAGAACTCGTCCAACCAATGAATTTCGAGTAAACATTCTCTtgtgtttttttctctcttctctcgcgAGAACAAGTGgactaattaaataattgaacaatGTCTGCtggtatttaaattaaaacggtTGACAGCATATATATCCCGATGCACGCGTATATATCGCGTGCACGTTCCAGACAATGTTCCCTTGGCTCCAGTAAaaagctttttttttccctcctgcCGCGTATTTGTTACAGATTCCACTCGTTATCGGCGCTGTCGCTGGGTTTACGGTGCTCTCGGTGCTGGTAATGGGATTCGTTTGTTTCCTACGCTCGGATAGATGCTGCGTGGCCAGAAATACGGTGCCTGCACTCCAGCAAGTGCATTGGTAAGCACGCGATATTGCGTCTCTGGTGATTTGCACGAATAAACGTCGAAGCAATTTACATGGAAAACTCTAGAGAACTCTTTTCAAGGGGACACATTCTCGCGGAGCACGTATACGcgctaataaattattcgacgcATTGTTTCCCTTCCTTCCCGTTCCCTTAATTGTTGGTATCGCGGAACCGACGCtaatttcttcctcttcgtaCGATTCTATACGATATACGATGTACCCTATGCCCAAACGAATCGAATTGCGCGCGAAAGCGAGAAAACTAGGGATAAAGTAACGATATTGCTATCCACGGTACACGTTAAAAGCGGATCAGAGAGCCGGTGGCTTGTTTCAGTACGAAGGCTTCGAACACAATGATAGAGGATCCCCGTCTAGCAGTGGATACGATGGAAAGGAACAGTCAACAGTACGCGTCCGAGAAACGACCGAATCACGTCTTGAAGCCCGTCCCATCGCAACAATATCAACAAGAGTGTTATCAACACGATCCGCCTCACCAACAGCAACATTATCAGAggcatcatcatcatcaccatGGACAACCTCACGGGCCACAATACACGCTTCAGGTCAGATAAGTTAATAAACagaaagaaacaagaaacaaaaacTATTCTCACAGATGATGTCGCTGAGCGATGTCCTGCAAAATGTTGTTTTATTCCCTTTTCCTTTAGTCCCAAGTATCTTTCCCCCATATAGTTGCGCGAATGCACGAATATGTACGAATATATACGCAACACGCAACACAATCTTTCCCTTCACActgtttttctttgtttttcgaGCGAATCCTTAATAACAGATTCAACGCAACACGATCCTCCAGGCaactcattttaattttccattcctAGCACCATCTAgtcaacttttttctttcaatcctTCTACCTGTGATTTtccctttcgaattttttccttaaaatCCCCGCTACTGTTTACCGGAGAGAAAAATACCGgtacaaaaatatctttggATTTAGACGAGCATCGCGTTTAGTCCATTACATTCGCGCAAGTATACGCGGTAAaggtgaaatttttttggtcCCGCGAAAACCCATTTCTCCGGCTAGAGAGCGGCCTGGTGTCCGCGAAAAACAAAACGTAGAAGCATTAAGTCGTGTTTTCAGTTGCTTTGGTTTTCCGCATTACCGTATAATCCTGTACGATACAGATTACCAAGCATGATTCCTTCTCTTTCGTCAAAAGTTGGACGaaaatttcgaggaaaatCGAAGATCTTTGAAGCGTTTTTGTCGTTGATTGTagcaaaaaaaagtttcatgtTCGAGAGTTTAGCACCCGTTAACatcttttatagatatttacaaGCGATttgaaaacttataaaaacGATGTACGATTTCTAGCATGAAAAAACCCATTTATTTCCTATCTGGTTAATTAAGACAGTTTTATGCTTATTCTATCTctgtttattttcatcgatcatCATCACTTCTCAtctagttttcttttttctttttttctctcgtttatataaattcatcaaaGTTATCTCATACGAACGAAAATATCGTGTTAGAGTATCgtacattgaatatatatttagaaacgtTACACGTGTCTTTACGATAGTCGGTTACGTTATGCTCTCCCATTAAATAccattcgatcgaaaaattcacTCGTTAGACCTCTATTGACGTTCATTCACGCCCAGTAAGAACGAAAAAGGAACGATTTCAAAGGATTCATGTACATACTACACTCATGCTCTGCACGATACATAGTGCTTTGAAAAGAACGGAATACACGTATTACAGTTACGAACTATCATTTCATaaacttgtatatatatacacacacgttGAAAGTATATCACGTTTATCGTCTCCGATCCTAATATTAGCCACCAAGACAATATAGACTTACACAAGTATTGACCATTAGCCGCTGTCCCTTTCCCGATCGAGATAGTCATTTGAGTGATTTATGCGGCCAGTAGGGTGTATTACGCATGCATTTGGTTGCATCTAGACACCGCGGTGTCCCTCTCCCAATTACCGCAATGTCCTTGTAGGTAATGTCATTAGGTACGTGTACGTAAGTAGCGGTTATAACCATTTCTGCTATAACGCCATCGAATCTCTATTCTTCCGTgtaattttaacgataaaacgATCGAACGAATCTATTCACGATATATATCCACACAATTTGCTCCATGTAACatcttggaaataattttaaatggaaaaattataaatggaaaTCGTGAATTACCTGCAAGAAGAAaaggatttttaattcaacttcTTCAACGATTTCAATATAATCTGATCCATTTTTACAGGACATcgtatggaaaatatattcgcaagaaggtaaattaaaatcttagatCACTTTACTATCTGATACAGATTGATCGTATGCGTTATAAGAGAAACGATTGTACCGTGAATAACAAggttaaataagaaatttaattctttcagcTTGCATTCTTATTCTtgctttcgttttatttttgcatccaTATATTTCTGATACAGCCACCAGTGTTTCCCTTAAGCGTTaacgaaagaaaacgaaagactgatttttattaaagaaactaTATTACtcgtttcttaaatataacgtCGGCTAAATCACTAGCTGATCATGTGCATCGAAGAagcttgaaaaatttatatagatatgtattaatatacacatatatatataattatattatatacatacggTTGTGAAGATAATTACTTACGATAAATCGCATTATCGacgaatctattattattattattattattattattattattattattattattaatattataatcggaCGGTGTGCATCCGCCAGTGTAATTAAAAGCCACAGATAATCGTATGTTCGATTACCGATCTATTCGTTCAAATAAGCGTATCGGTAATTAGCGAGAATCGCCGCTCAATACAAATAGGTTACCATAATGCTAATCATTAATCGAAGTTAACGATTATTCAAGATAGTTCCGCGACTCAATAAACGTTAAGTTTTACGTTGTATACACGTGTAACTGATTCTTCGAAAATCGATAGAGAAAAGCATACGACTATTTACTTAAACCAATCCTTGAACAGATGTAGAACGTGCACGGTATAATTGCTAAATcgtaaaagatttaatttgaatggcTCGAGGGAATTTTCCCTTGATTTGCCTTTGACAAGGATCATTATCAAGCATGTTATGACATCGCAAATTCCACGTGCATGTTAACATTTGTGTATGCATACCTTTTATATTCATCGAGACGTTCTTCTCTCccactctttctcttttattcattttttctctctctttctctttcctccatTTCATCTCATTTGCACTTCGTCCGATCGcgaatcatcattatcattgcGCAAAATCATTGTAACGATTAATTAGCTTTGCTGCTCGCATCTCGAAACTATTATTGGTGCCACTTCGTTCATAACCTGTAACCGAGCAATCTACGTGAGACGATGGTGTATGACATTTTGCGTAGAAACAGctcgaataaatttcgagTACTCTCTTTCGTGTATCatgttatcattaaaaaataatcacacaGATGCGTGTGCTTGTCCGTTTGTTATCAGACCCAGCAATATCCCTTTCACACTCGTGAAAACGATTGCGAGCATGTTGTGCGGATATACGAATTATCAATACGAAATCTATTCTTTTTGGAACTCGTATGCGGTATGTGACATGTTTGCGTAACAACGAGCACTGTTTGCTTCACATTCCCAATCTCCCGTTTGAtacaagattttaaattcaGGACCGTTTTATGAAACGAGAATGAAGAGTTTTGCCttgaaaaagtataaatatttagattaaacAAGAATTCCAatgtattatgaaattttgattaactaaccactttaaatatttatttaaattgtttatcagaccgatatatttacattatttacatcgatatcaataatattaatgtacacgcatatattcattttgtatttgCGAATATTCAAAACTC
Coding sequences:
- the LOC107992941 gene encoding kin of IRRE-like protein 2 isoform X2: MPRAREEGAVYLAEGSETDRDALEEIRVGRTAGHRRLFSVGEIGHFRVRRRSVAVPGDSQRLHHAGRAGIRTGQARCQSQPSATADRVRGSSNSTRQQRDSPSRYVGETEVRTLRPQVNSTEIDNPRTWATYSVCEIMADRSRYGQPIRCVAIHPAYDNPTMSSSTEVRFDVRYAPETRLVGVPTGQLEEGRDQLEIRCLADANPPASILWRRTKSPGVTEVASIGETLLFSPIYRNHAAVYICEAANTEGESSPVSVQVSVNYPPTISSVGPDRLTTALLFSGASFECNADAMPPAEYRWAQIFTDGRMPLECGTGQRLILTNVTYEQQGQYICLASNKINGNVREVKSDPVSLQVVGAPRVVKPAITEKFVVATTEGSPAKLEIRLCSDPKPRLVAWEWGSTRLHAGEVLESRYRALDLEPLAVEDCYIAVLELTSTVKEDQRLYHVIVENDRGSDRRALMLRVDEPGQIPLVIGAVAGFTVLSVLVMGFVCFLRSDRCCVARNTVPALQQVHCTKASNTMIEDPRLAVDTMERNSQQYASEKRPNHVLKPVPSQQYQQECYQHDPPHQQQHYQRHHHHHHGQPHGPQYTLQGEQLFLKPDRLATLKPHCKIEKPPQYTTFKPSSN
- the LOC107992941 gene encoding kin of IRRE-like protein 2 isoform X1, which translates into the protein MTKVRQYRFLPLLVHILLGVCRGIQQFEETPQYTEVNPGQDAKLICRVLGKRGQCIWQKDQKPIGMHLKKYEWVGRPDIGDCSLWVRSATLEFDDGLWQCQVTASDFTTQDALASEPARLVVRVSPQRPQIEYADRLILPGSNVTARAGEIAALTCRARYGNPSPLIKWYVGETEVRTLRPQVNSTEIDNPRTWATYSVCEIMADRSRYGQPIRCVAIHPAYDNPTMSSSTEVRFDVRYAPETRLVGVPTGQLEEGRDQLEIRCLADANPPASILWRRTKSPGVTEVASIGETLLFSPIYRNHAAVYICEAANTEGESSPVSVQVSVNYPPTISSVGPDRLTTALLFSGASFECNADAMPPAEYRWAQIFTDGRMPLECGTGQRLILTNVTYEQQGQYICLASNKINGNVREVKSDPVSLQVVGAPRVVKPAITEKFVVATTEGSPAKLEIRLCSDPKPRLVAWEWGSTRLHAGEVLESRYRALDLEPLAVEDCYIAVLELTSTVKEDQRLYHVIVENDRGSDRRALMLRVDEPGQIPLVIGAVAGFTVLSVLVMGFVCFLRSDRCCVARNTVPALQQVHCTKASNTMIEDPRLAVDTMERNSQQYASEKRPNHVLKPVPSQQYQQECYQHDPPHQQQHYQRHHHHHHGQPHGPQYTLQGEQLFLKPDRLATLKPHCKIEKPPQYTTFKPSSN
- the LOC107992941 gene encoding hemicentin-1-like isoform X3, producing MPRAREEGAVYLAEGSETDRDALEEIRVGRTAGHRRLFSVGEIGHFRVRRRSVAVPGDSQRLHHAGRAGIRTGQARCQRYVGETEVRTLRPQVNSTEIDNPRTWATYSVCEIMADRSRYGQPIRCVAIHPAYDNPTMSSSTEVRFDVRYAPETRLVGVPTGQLEEGRDQLEIRCLADANPPASILWRRTKSPGVTEVASIGETLLFSPIYRNHAAVYICEAANTEGESSPVSVQVSVNYPPTISSVGPDRLTTALLFSGASFECNADAMPPAEYRWAQIFTDGRMPLECGTGQRLILTNVTYEQQGQYICLASNKINGNVREVKSDPVSLQVVGAPRVVKPAITEKFVVATTEGSPAKLEIRLCSDPKPRLVAWEWGSTRLHAGEVLESRYRALDLEPLAVEDCYIAVLELTSTVKEDQRLYHVIVENDRGSDRRALMLRVDEPGQIPLVIGAVAGFTVLSVLVMGFVCFLRSDRCCVARNTVPALQQVHCTKASNTMIEDPRLAVDTMERNSQQYASEKRPNHVLKPVPSQQYQQECYQHDPPHQQQHYQRHHHHHHGQPHGPQYTLQGEQLFLKPDRLATLKPHCKIEKPPQYTTFKPSSN